From a single Acidobacteriota bacterium genomic region:
- a CDS encoding long-chain fatty acid--CoA ligase has translation MHKVDGEYRPVSTAELSDRVCRLSKTLIDLGIAPGDRVALMADNGPHWPIIDFATLCSGAATVPVYPTLLPEQAAYVIADSGARIVFAHTMAQLSELLARRADLPAVERFVLIEGEAPQEVATYDDLLAAGGGYDRSAFDERAAAVAPDDLASLVYTSGTTGLPKGVMLTHHNFVSNVSAGLSLQDIRSDHVALSFLPLSHVFERTVGYCYYYRGVSIAFAESIHSVGQNLQEIKPHVFVSVPRVYEKVLAKVRESVAAGSGIKQKLFAWAEDVGRRSLPYRLTGDHPSGFLGLQLALADGLVFSAIKARLGGRFEFAVSGGAPLARDVAEFFWSAGIPIYEGYGLTETSPTITSNCPGAVKLGTVGKVIPEVEIKIAEDGEILARGPNIMKGYYNNPEATAEVIDDEGWFHTGDIGEIDDEGFLRITDRKKELIVNAYGKNIAPAPIENTLKASRFVSQAMVIGDRQKFLSALLVPDFENLEVWARNQGLPKDPQDLVADPAVRELFESEVAAANQQLAHYEEIVAWDLLDAEWTVEGGELTPTQKLKRRVVNERFAERIAALYAGTAA, from the coding sequence ATGCACAAGGTCGACGGCGAGTACCGGCCGGTGTCGACGGCCGAGCTCAGCGACCGGGTTTGTCGCCTCAGCAAGACGCTGATCGATCTCGGCATCGCGCCCGGAGACCGCGTCGCCCTGATGGCCGACAACGGCCCGCACTGGCCGATCATCGACTTCGCCACCCTGTGCAGCGGTGCCGCCACGGTGCCGGTCTACCCGACACTCTTGCCGGAGCAGGCGGCCTACGTGATCGCCGACAGCGGCGCCCGTATCGTCTTCGCCCACACCATGGCCCAGCTCTCGGAGCTGCTCGCACGGCGCGCCGATCTGCCCGCCGTCGAACGCTTCGTGCTGATCGAAGGCGAGGCCCCTCAGGAGGTCGCGACCTACGACGACCTGCTCGCCGCCGGCGGCGGCTACGACCGCAGCGCCTTCGACGAGCGCGCCGCGGCGGTAGCCCCGGACGATCTCGCCAGCCTGGTCTACACCAGCGGCACCACCGGTCTGCCGAAGGGGGTCATGCTCACCCACCACAACTTCGTCTCCAACGTCAGCGCCGGCCTCAGCCTGCAGGACATCCGCAGCGACCATGTCGCCCTGTCCTTCCTGCCCCTCTCCCACGTCTTCGAGCGCACCGTCGGCTACTGCTACTACTACCGCGGCGTGTCGATCGCTTTCGCCGAGTCGATTCACTCCGTCGGGCAGAATCTCCAGGAGATCAAGCCGCACGTCTTCGTCTCCGTGCCGCGGGTCTACGAGAAGGTGCTCGCCAAGGTGCGGGAGAGCGTCGCCGCCGGCTCCGGCATCAAGCAGAAGCTCTTCGCCTGGGCCGAGGATGTCGGTCGGCGCTCGCTGCCGTACCGTCTCACCGGGGACCATCCTTCGGGCTTCCTCGGCCTCCAGCTCGCCCTCGCCGATGGCCTGGTGTTCAGTGCCATCAAGGCGCGCCTCGGCGGCCGCTTCGAGTTCGCGGTCTCCGGCGGTGCCCCCCTGGCGCGCGACGTCGCTGAATTCTTCTGGAGCGCAGGGATCCCGATCTACGAGGGCTATGGCCTCACCGAAACCTCTCCGACCATCACCAGCAACTGTCCTGGCGCGGTCAAGCTCGGCACCGTCGGCAAGGTGATTCCGGAGGTCGAGATCAAGATCGCCGAAGACGGCGAGATCCTGGCCCGGGGCCCCAACATCATGAAGGGGTATTACAACAACCCCGAGGCCACCGCCGAGGTGATCGACGACGAGGGCTGGTTCCATACCGGCGACATCGGCGAGATCGACGACGAGGGTTTCCTGCGCATCACCGACCGCAAGAAGGAGCTGATCGTGAACGCCTATGGCAAGAACATCGCACCGGCGCCGATCGAAAACACCCTCAAGGCGAGCCGATTCGTCTCGCAGGCGATGGTGATCGGCGATCGGCAAAAGTTCCTCTCCGCGCTGCTGGTTCCCGATTTCGAGAACCTCGAGGTGTGGGCCCGCAACCAGGGACTGCCGAAGGACCCGCAGGACCTGGTCGCCGATCCCGCCGTCCGAGAGCTCTTCGAGAGCGAAGTCGCCGCCGCCAATCAGCAGCTCGCCCACTATGAGGAAATCGTCGCCTGGGATCTGCTCGACGCCGAGTGGACCGTCGAAGGCGGCGAGCTGACGCCGACCCAGAAACTCAAGCGGCGGGTCGTCAACGAGCGTTTCGCGGAACGCATCGCCGCCCTCTACGCCGGCACGGCCGCCTGA
- a CDS encoding peptide MFS transporter: MSQHPTATAPSQRQFLGHPIGLWSVFWTEMCERLSYYGMRAILILFMVATASEGGLGYSTETSAAIYGLYTGFVYLLALPGGWIADKLWGQRRAVFVGGCIIALGHFSMAFHSEFFFFLGLILIVIGTGLLKPNVSTIVGELYPEGGGRRDAGFSVFYSGINIGAFAGPLICGYLGENVNWHLGFSAAGIVMVLGLIWYKISENWLGDAGNYSGGDLGTPEYSQRRNVAFAVMGGVLILLVAFGYAVERGIFNISLTQIAESLTGIILLLVAAFFAYLLLQPSLSGIEKKRLGVIFFLFLAVAVFWSGFEQAGSSMNLFAEDHTDRMIGSWEMPTSWLQSVNPLFIIILAPIMGILWTKLGSRSPSIPFKAFLGLVGLAVGFFVLAWGAAGTVEGGKVSPNWLVVTYFFHTVGELCISPVGLSAITKLAPKDRVGQMMGVWFIGTALGNVYAGLIAGRLEDLDPQPLFSAVGRNTIIAAAVALLLTPVIRKLTGGIK; encoded by the coding sequence ATGAGTCAACACCCCACTGCCACCGCTCCGAGCCAAAGGCAGTTCCTGGGCCACCCGATCGGCCTGTGGAGCGTTTTCTGGACGGAGATGTGCGAGCGCCTCAGCTACTACGGCATGAGGGCCATCTTGATCCTCTTCATGGTTGCGACGGCGTCGGAAGGAGGCTTGGGCTACAGCACCGAGACCTCGGCCGCCATCTACGGTCTCTACACCGGCTTCGTGTACCTGCTGGCGCTACCTGGAGGCTGGATCGCGGACAAGCTCTGGGGACAGCGCCGGGCGGTCTTCGTGGGCGGCTGCATCATCGCCCTGGGCCATTTCTCGATGGCCTTCCACTCGGAGTTCTTCTTTTTCCTCGGCTTGATCCTGATCGTCATCGGCACCGGCCTCCTCAAGCCCAACGTGTCGACCATCGTCGGTGAGCTCTACCCGGAAGGCGGCGGGCGGCGCGACGCCGGGTTCTCGGTCTTCTACTCGGGGATCAACATCGGTGCCTTCGCCGGACCTCTGATCTGCGGCTACTTGGGAGAGAACGTCAACTGGCACCTCGGGTTTTCGGCCGCCGGCATCGTCATGGTGCTGGGGCTGATCTGGTACAAGATCTCCGAGAACTGGCTGGGCGATGCCGGTAACTACTCGGGCGGCGACCTCGGTACTCCCGAGTACTCGCAGCGCCGCAACGTCGCCTTCGCCGTGATGGGCGGAGTGCTGATCTTGCTGGTGGCCTTCGGCTATGCCGTCGAGCGCGGCATTTTCAACATCTCCCTGACGCAGATCGCCGAGAGCTTGACCGGCATCATCCTGCTCCTGGTGGCGGCATTCTTCGCCTATCTCCTGCTGCAGCCGAGCCTGTCGGGGATCGAGAAGAAGCGCCTCGGCGTGATCTTCTTCCTGTTCCTGGCGGTGGCCGTCTTCTGGAGCGGCTTCGAGCAGGCCGGGTCGTCGATGAATCTGTTCGCCGAGGACCACACCGATCGCATGATCGGCTCCTGGGAGATGCCGACCAGCTGGCTGCAGAGCGTCAACCCCCTCTTCATCATCATCCTGGCCCCCATCATGGGCATCCTGTGGACCAAGCTCGGCAGCCGCAGCCCGTCGATTCCCTTCAAGGCGTTTCTCGGTCTGGTCGGTCTGGCGGTGGGTTTCTTCGTCCTCGCCTGGGGCGCGGCGGGCACCGTCGAGGGTGGCAAGGTGAGCCCGAACTGGTTGGTGGTGACCTACTTCTTCCATACCGTCGGCGAGCTCTGTATCAGCCCCGTCGGTCTGTCGGCGATCACCAAGCTGGCGCCCAAGGATCGCGTCGGCCAGATGATGGGTGTCTGGTTCATCGGTACGGCGCTGGGCAACGTCTACGCCGGTTTGATCGCTGGTCGCCTGGAGGATCTCGATCCTCAGCCGTTGTTTTCGGCGGTCGGTCGCAATACCATCATCGCGGCCGCTGTCGCCCTGCTGCTGACGCCGGTCATACGAAAGCTCACCGGCGGAATCAAGTAG